The segment CCACGGACGTGTTGGGCGCGCCGAGCGAGGAGCGCACCAAGGCATTTCTTTCGGCTGTGATCTGACATGGGGACGTGCTGATGAAGAGAGTTTTGATCGCTGCGGCGCTGATCGGCACCATGAGTGCGTCGGCTTTGGGTGGCGAGGCTTGGGCGATCGAGCTGCCGGCGGAGATTGCCAAGCGCGGCAGCGTCAAGGTCGCGCTGGTGCCGAACTACCCGCCGATGGAGTTCCGCGATCCCGCCACCAACGCGCTGTCCGGCTTCGACATCGATCTCGGTGAAGCGATTGGCCGCAAGCTCGGCGTCAAGATCGAATGGCAGGAGACGAGCTTCGACCAGTTCATGCCGTCGATCTCGACCGGCCGTGTCGATGCGATCCTGTCGGGCTTCACCGACTACGCCAGCCGGCACGAGACCGCGTCTTTCGTCGACTATCTCAAGAGCGGCCCGCGCTTCTTCGTGCAGCAATCGCGCGCGGCCGAGTTCAAGGACATGGCCGCGCTCTGCGGCAAGAAGGTCGGCGCCAGCCGCCGCACCAAATTTCCGGGCGAGATCGCGGCGTGGAGCGAGAAGAATTGCGCCAGTAATCAGATTCAGTTCGTCGGAACCGACGGCTCGGCCGATGCCCGCACCCAGCTCAAGCAGGGCCGGATCGATGCCGCCGTCCAGGGCAACGAGACGCTGCCTTATATCATGGACCTCGAGCCCGGCGCGTACATGCCGGTCGGCGACCCCATCTCCTCGCAATTCACCGGCATCGCCATTCCGGTCAAGGAAACGGCGCTTCAGCAGGCGATGCTGGAGGCGGTCGATGCGCTGATCGCCGACGGCACCTACAAGACCCTGCTTGCCAAGTGGAAACTGACCGACAACGCAATCGAAAGGCAGCCATCAATGCTGGACAGTAAGGCCCTCCAGAGCATCCCGCTCACCCCAGCCAACACGGCGGATCCCGCGCCGGAATATCCCTGGCCCGAGCCGTACACTTCGGCGATGTTCCTGTCGTTCGACGTCGACGCCGAGAGCGCGTGGACCAGCAAGGACGCGGTGCACGCGCAGCGGCTCATCACCATGAGCTATGGCGGCTATGAGGCGCGCGTCGGCACGCCGAAGCTCCTGGAGCTGCTCGACCGGCTCGACCTCAAGGCGACCTTCTTTGTCACGGGATGGTCGGTCGATGCGCATCCGGCGATGGCGGAATCCATCCTCAAGGCCGGCCACGAGATCGGCCATCACGGCTATCACCATCTCTTGCCCGATCCCGGCGATCCCTGGATCGAGGAGGAGCTGGAACGCGGCTTCGAGGCTCTGAAGCGCCGGCTCGGCGTCAGGCCGATCGGATATCGCGCGCCCTATGGCGAGTTCACCGAGGAGCTGCGCGTCGCGCTGGTGCGCCACGGCATCGTCTACACATCTTCTTTCCGCGATGATGTGCGGCCATACCGACATCGCCTCGCCGACGGCAAACCCGGCACGATCGAGCTGCCCGTGACTGCGAGCTATGACGACTGGATGCACGGCCTCTCCGCGCGCTTCAGCCCGCGCTCGATCTTCCCCAAGGAGCATGTGCTGTCGCTGTGGAAGGACGAGCTCGACGAAGTGCGCGACTGGGGCGCGATGGTGACGACCGTGCTGCATCCGCAGTGCAGCGGCCGTCCGATGCGGCTGCGTCTGCTGCGTGAGTTCCTGACCTACGCAAAGTCGTGTCCGGATGTCTGGATCACCACCGG is part of the Bradyrhizobium commune genome and harbors:
- a CDS encoding polysaccharide deacetylase family protein; its protein translation is MLDSKALQSIPLTPANTADPAPEYPWPEPYTSAMFLSFDVDAESAWTSKDAVHAQRLITMSYGGYEARVGTPKLLELLDRLDLKATFFVTGWSVDAHPAMAESILKAGHEIGHHGYHHLLPDPGDPWIEEELERGFEALKRRLGVRPIGYRAPYGEFTEELRVALVRHGIVYTSSFRDDVRPYRHRLADGKPGTIELPVTASYDDWMHGLSARFSPRSIFPKEHVLSLWKDELDEVRDWGAMVTTVLHPQCSGRPMRLRLLREFLTYAKSCPDVWITTGEKIAQNFLRHEAGNR